Proteins encoded together in one Pirellulales bacterium window:
- a CDS encoding DUF4339 domain-containing protein: MESQLYIRVRGRVLGPYDQEKLQSLARRGQLSRMHELSPDGASWVRASNYPELFVGNPVEIPNDHQAAAAEATSAAAVAGTGQPHQYAQKQQWHYTSAGVQRGPVDFTNLQLLSASGQLGPDDLVWSDGMPAWIPPRLVPGLVKGGATPTGAEPFDPEFARSTDKDESLPDRLCRSAHSSRPWVVFVAISIWMYAGLATIGGMWMLILGARVRATSLVAFGIFSLIGALNQAIHGYLLGAYIARLRSLQYSPKSIVLAKVHDSLRAYWIYVAINLIIALVLISFFVIWAFAEGVTLPDRFFQ, encoded by the coding sequence ATGGAAAGCCAATTGTATATCCGAGTTCGCGGGCGCGTGCTGGGTCCATACGACCAGGAAAAGCTGCAATCCTTGGCCCGCCGCGGGCAACTGAGCCGGATGCACGAATTATCGCCCGACGGCGCGAGCTGGGTCCGGGCGTCGAACTATCCGGAGCTGTTCGTCGGCAATCCGGTCGAGATCCCCAACGACCATCAGGCTGCGGCGGCGGAAGCGACGTCCGCCGCGGCGGTCGCGGGGACTGGTCAGCCACACCAGTATGCGCAGAAACAGCAGTGGCATTACACGAGCGCGGGTGTGCAACGCGGACCGGTGGACTTCACGAACCTGCAACTACTCAGCGCCTCGGGGCAGCTCGGGCCGGACGACTTGGTCTGGTCAGATGGAATGCCGGCCTGGATTCCACCACGACTTGTGCCGGGCCTGGTGAAGGGGGGCGCCACGCCAACCGGCGCGGAACCGTTCGATCCAGAGTTCGCTCGTTCAACTGACAAGGATGAATCCTTGCCGGATCGGCTTTGTCGCTCGGCCCATTCTTCGCGTCCCTGGGTCGTGTTCGTAGCTATTTCTATCTGGATGTACGCCGGACTTGCTACGATCGGTGGAATGTGGATGTTGATCCTTGGTGCACGCGTCCGCGCCACGTCTCTTGTCGCATTTGGAATCTTCAGCCTCATTGGCGCCTTGAACCAAGCGATCCACGGATATCTGCTCGGCGCGTACATCGCGCGGTTGAGAAGCCTCCAATACAGCCCGAAATCGATCGTCCTCGCAAAGGTGCATGATTCGCTGCGGGCGTATTGGATCTACGTGGCGATCAACCTGATTATCGCTCTTGTGTTGATCAGCTTTTTCGTTATTTGGGCCTTCGCGGAGGGTGTGACGCTGCCGGATCGCTTCTTCCAGTGA